The Blastocatellia bacterium genome includes a window with the following:
- a CDS encoding family 1 glycosylhydrolase: MDQQSVTAPPLELWAGIECTVNRVGDAYFDQLERSGHAARIDDLDLIAALGVRAVRYPVLWERIAPDGLARADWSWPDARLGRLRELGIKPIVGLLHHGSGPRHTSLIDSAFVTEFTRYARAVAERFEWVEDYTPVNEPLTTARFSGLYGHWYPHGRDALTFARALLAECRATALAMRAIRRVNPAARLVQTEDLGKTFSTPRLAYQAEFENERRWLTFDLLSGLVGRAHPMWSYLRHIGVGEDDLLWFVDNPCAANVMGINHYLTSERFLDERLERYPDSLHGGNGRHRYADVEAVRVCRRGSGGPLALLREAWQRYQTPIAITEVHLGCTREEQLRWLNEVWGAAQRLWDEGVEVRAVTAWALLGSFDWNCLLTRQGDHYEPGAFDLRAPQPRATAIAHMLRSLAAGRAPDHPALDSIGWWRRRERFLYPPVIPAQAVRAPNPIVTRVTKPARPILITGATGTLGRAFARVCAARGLAHRLLTRQEMDIANPRSVRAALSRIKPWAVINAAGYVRVDEAEQDAARCGRENRQGPATLAAHCAAHAINLVTFSSDLVFDGERTTPYVESDRVAPLSAYGESKAQAEAHVLQRWPGALVIRTSAFFGPWDDYNFVTLALRALAEGREFIAADDLVVSPTYVPDLVNSSLDLLIDGERGIWHLANAGAVTWAELARRAAMFAGLSSEQIKARPVAALGLIAPRPRYAVLGSERGTLMPSLEDALSRYWREVSLNRPLPAPVLQMAMASAQASAT; the protein is encoded by the coding sequence ATGGATCAGCAATCAGTAACCGCCCCGCCGCTTGAGCTGTGGGCGGGCATCGAATGCACGGTGAACCGTGTCGGCGATGCTTACTTCGACCAGTTGGAGCGCAGCGGACACGCCGCGCGCATTGACGACCTGGATTTGATTGCGGCGCTCGGCGTGCGCGCCGTGCGTTATCCCGTGCTGTGGGAGCGCATCGCACCCGACGGCCTGGCGCGCGCCGACTGGTCATGGCCTGATGCGCGGCTCGGGCGGCTGCGCGAACTCGGCATCAAGCCCATCGTCGGCCTGCTGCATCACGGCAGTGGGCCGCGGCACACCAGCCTGATCGATTCAGCCTTTGTAACCGAATTCACACGCTATGCGCGGGCGGTGGCCGAGCGGTTCGAGTGGGTTGAGGACTACACGCCGGTCAACGAGCCGCTGACGACGGCGCGCTTCAGTGGCCTCTATGGCCATTGGTATCCGCATGGTCGCGATGCGCTGACGTTTGCTCGGGCGTTACTGGCCGAGTGCCGTGCGACGGCGCTCGCCATGCGGGCGATCCGTCGGGTCAACCCGGCAGCGCGGCTTGTGCAGACGGAAGACCTCGGCAAGACCTTCAGCACGCCACGGCTCGCCTATCAAGCGGAATTTGAGAACGAGCGGCGCTGGCTGACCTTCGATCTATTGAGCGGTCTCGTCGGGCGGGCGCACCCGATGTGGAGCTACCTGCGACACATCGGCGTGGGCGAAGACGATTTGCTCTGGTTCGTGGACAACCCGTGCGCGGCAAACGTGATGGGGATCAACCACTACCTGACCAGCGAGCGTTTTCTTGACGAGCGCCTCGAACGGTACCCCGACTCCTTGCATGGCGGCAACGGGCGGCATCGCTATGCCGACGTGGAGGCGGTGCGGGTCTGTCGCCGGGGCAGTGGCGGGCCGCTGGCGTTGCTGCGTGAAGCCTGGCAGCGTTACCAAACCCCCATCGCTATCACCGAAGTCCATCTCGGCTGCACCCGCGAAGAACAGTTGCGGTGGCTCAACGAAGTCTGGGGCGCGGCACAACGGCTGTGGGATGAGGGCGTCGAGGTGCGCGCCGTGACCGCCTGGGCGCTGCTCGGCAGTTTCGACTGGAACTGTTTGCTGACGCGACAGGGCGATCATTACGAGCCGGGAGCCTTCGACCTGCGCGCCCCGCAACCACGCGCGACGGCGATTGCGCACATGCTGAGGAGCCTGGCAGCCGGGCGCGCGCCTGATCACCCGGCGCTCGATTCCATCGGCTGGTGGCGGCGAAGAGAACGCTTCCTCTATCCCCCGGTCATTCCCGCGCAAGCGGTGCGCGCGCCGAATCCGATTGTGACGCGGGTTACAAAGCCGGCTCGCCCCATATTGATCACCGGCGCCACAGGTACGCTGGGCCGCGCCTTTGCCCGCGTGTGTGCGGCGCGAGGTTTAGCGCATCGCCTGTTGACGCGGCAAGAGATGGACATCGCCAACCCACGCTCAGTGCGAGCGGCGCTGTCAAGAATCAAGCCGTGGGCGGTGATCAACGCAGCGGGCTACGTGCGCGTCGACGAGGCCGAACAAGACGCCGCGCGGTGCGGACGGGAGAACCGGCAAGGGCCGGCCACACTCGCCGCCCACTGCGCCGCGCACGCCATAAACCTGGTCACCTTTTCATCCGACCTGGTCTTTGATGGCGAGCGGACGACGCCTTACGTCGAGAGCGACCGCGTTGCGCCGCTGAGCGCCTATGGCGAGAGCAAGGCGCAGGCCGAAGCACACGTTTTGCAACGTTGGCCTGGGGCGCTGGTGATTCGCACGAGCGCGTTTTTCGGGCCGTGGGATGACTACAACTTTGTAACGCTTGCCTTGCGCGCGCTGGCCGAAGGCCGCGAGTTTATCGCCGCTGATGATTTAGTTGTATCGCCAACCTATGTGCCCGATCTGGTGAACAGCAGCCTCGACTTGTTGATTGATGGCGAGCGCGGCATCTGGCATCTGGCGAACGCCGGGGCAGTGACCTGGGCCGAACTGGCACGACGCGCGGCGATGTTCGCAGGGTTGAGCAGCGAGCAGATAAAGGCGCGCCCGGTGGCGGCGCTCGGCCTGATCGCGCCTCGTCCCCGGTATGCGGTTCTCGGGAGCGAGCGCGGCACGCTAATGCCGTCGCTCGAAGATGCGCTGTCGCGTTACTGGCGCGAGGTGAGCTTGAATCGCCCGCTGCCCGCGCCGGTTTTGCAAATGGCGATGGCCAGCGCTCAAGCCAGCGCGACGTAG
- a CDS encoding Gfo/Idh/MocA family oxidoreductase: protein MARCPRRFCKWRWPALKPARRRQSRHVDAESGAAFLARRAHGMSRLKVGIIGAGYIGSLHAAVLARDERVHIVAIHDAVGERAESLAGSIGATAAASAEQLIETSDAVYIATPNTQHTELALASLRAGKHVFCEKPLATSLDDARRILEAASQQPGVFQVGFNRRFAPVYQRLKERLAETPPHSAHVKMNRGELLNPAWVGDPRLTGGFLYETTIHLLDLLRFLFGEIVALDVAASSHEYAEMDDFSCLLRFNSGMHATLASSADAGWMFPYERLEVFCHHTTIVTREVESLTASSAVDDRQQTETMGRLSKEEKWGYSQEDRAFVDAIINNRPAAVTVGDGFKAVELVDACYRAARGGGRVIFNA from the coding sequence ATCGCCCGCTGCCCGCGCCGGTTTTGCAAATGGCGATGGCCAGCGCTCAAGCCAGCGCGACGTAGACAAAGCCGACATGTCGATGCAGAATCCGGTGCAGCATTTCTCGCACGGAGGGCGCATGGTATGAGCAGGCTGAAGGTCGGCATCATCGGCGCGGGATATATCGGCAGCTTGCATGCGGCGGTGCTGGCGCGTGACGAGCGCGTCCATATCGTCGCTATCCATGATGCGGTCGGCGAGCGCGCAGAGTCCTTGGCCGGCTCAATAGGCGCGACCGCGGCCGCCAGCGCCGAGCAGTTGATCGAGACGAGCGACGCCGTTTACATCGCGACCCCGAATACACAGCACACAGAGCTTGCGCTTGCCAGTCTTCGCGCCGGCAAGCATGTCTTCTGCGAAAAGCCGCTGGCGACGAGCCTCGACGACGCCCGGCGGATTCTCGAAGCCGCATCACAACAACCGGGGGTCTTTCAGGTCGGCTTCAATCGCCGCTTTGCGCCGGTCTATCAAAGGCTCAAAGAACGGCTCGCCGAAACGCCGCCGCATTCGGCGCACGTCAAGATGAATCGCGGCGAGCTGCTCAACCCCGCGTGGGTCGGCGACCCGCGCCTGACGGGCGGCTTCCTTTACGAGACGACGATTCACCTGCTCGACCTGCTACGCTTCCTGTTCGGCGAGATCGTCGCGCTCGATGTCGCCGCGTCGAGCCACGAATACGCCGAGATGGATGACTTCTCGTGCCTGCTGCGCTTCAATAGTGGAATGCACGCGACGCTTGCTTCGTCAGCGGACGCCGGCTGGATGTTTCCTTACGAGCGCCTCGAAGTCTTCTGCCACCACACGACCATCGTGACTCGCGAAGTCGAAAGCCTGACGGCGAGCAGCGCCGTTGATGACCGGCAGCAGACAGAAACGATGGGGCGGTTGTCGAAGGAAGAAAAATGGGGCTACAGTCAGGAAGACCGCGCCTTCGTGGATGCGATCATCAATAACCGCCCCGCCGCTGTTACCGTGGGCGATGGCTTCAAAGCGGTCGAGCTGGTTGATGCCTGCTACCGCGCGGCGCGCGGCGGCGGGCGCGTCATTTTCAACGCCTAG
- a CDS encoding type II secretion system protein GspG, translating into MTAAPRVILAIITLLALLTVVVLARELGAREAREKVAAALGMDKPDRVHIKSITPGSGNQAIVEAQFDAAFRFTTDPQGNWQAAEVRTGDRNWESIELIQTAVRKEKALRTTADLRSIVTALEAFRRERGYYVVADNNAALIDNLAPRYLGAVLRLDAWSHEFQYKGSESAYRLTSLGADGKAGSGDEIVFENGQLVKGASQ; encoded by the coding sequence ATGACAGCCGCGCCCCGCGTAATCTTAGCGATAATCACTCTACTGGCATTGTTGACGGTGGTCGTGCTGGCGCGCGAGTTAGGGGCGCGCGAGGCGCGCGAGAAGGTCGCCGCCGCGCTCGGCATGGATAAGCCCGACCGCGTTCATATTAAATCGATCACGCCCGGCTCCGGCAACCAGGCGATTGTCGAGGCGCAGTTCGATGCCGCCTTTCGCTTCACCACCGACCCGCAAGGCAACTGGCAAGCGGCGGAGGTCAGAACCGGCGACCGCAACTGGGAATCCATCGAGCTGATTCAGACCGCCGTCCGCAAAGAAAAAGCCCTGCGCACGACGGCTGATCTGCGCTCAATCGTCACGGCGCTCGAAGCCTTCCGGCGCGAGCGCGGTTATTACGTCGTCGCCGACAATAACGCCGCCTTGATCGATAATCTCGCGCCGCGTTATCTGGGCGCTGTCCTCAGGCTCGACGCCTGGTCGCACGAGTTTCAATACAAAGGCAGCGAGAGCGCGTACCGGCTGACGAGCCTCGGCGCTGACGGCAAGGCCGGTAGCGGCGACGAGATCGTTTTTGAAAACGGCCAGTTGGTCAAAGGAGCGAGCCAGTGA
- a CDS encoding tetratricopeptide repeat protein codes for MTKNKMVRSAALALAIVVAPVAPMSASLKAAPRAGFAAQDSKDTQADKRAQAAKKYLEAKRLEDTGNLPAAVAAYKEAVALDPASVDLRTTLGALYLKNRNTIDAEAQAREALKIAPDNAQVHKLLARVFVAQTFVGTTVAKDKARAAIAELEQVVKLDPTAKVEVGDREMPAMTVIGELYWTLEEQDKALDAFKKVSEGNATADEAHFQLASLYFQKRKYRDAAQIARKAYEINPKSPQYASLLAKSLLYIGRTQEALDIYKKAIGIKDASAKTPKDSKDQDDDGDVMHGGTALSPLIFDYAEALVYAGRYDDAAKTLDPLLKLLRKESPAYLQAVRIKTDALKRAGKRDEAVQVLEEALKGQDVSDSLPLVYSLAETYEGNLQFDKAISIYEEALNSIVNPDGTVSSNEQSKNAARVILQRIGLAYRLSGKRDKAMETFEKMKKVLGTDSAVADQLIIDTLINEGKFKEALEAANAAVTRFPDERGLKFQRAQAAGRLGDMQTADATLRGLLKQSSEDIDVYLYWSSVQLEANQLKEAEDSARKAIDLDPKDVGPLITLSSIQERQKKLKESEATLRRALDIDPDNATVLNNLGYFLADRNERLAEAEALIRRAVNIEPTNGSFLDSLGWLLYRQNKLPEAQKYLELAVIYQSRSATIHDHLGDLYKKTGQTDKARAKWEDALKLATEPDEIKRIKEKLGKK; via the coding sequence TTGACGAAGAACAAGATGGTGAGAAGCGCCGCGCTGGCGCTGGCGATTGTGGTCGCGCCCGTCGCGCCAATGAGCGCCAGCCTGAAAGCCGCCCCCAGAGCCGGTTTCGCGGCGCAGGATAGCAAAGACACGCAGGCCGACAAGCGCGCCCAGGCGGCAAAGAAATATCTCGAAGCCAAGCGTCTCGAAGACACCGGCAACCTGCCGGCGGCGGTCGCGGCATACAAAGAAGCGGTGGCGCTCGACCCGGCGTCAGTTGATTTGCGCACCACGCTCGGCGCGCTTTATCTCAAGAACCGCAACACGATTGACGCCGAGGCGCAGGCGCGCGAGGCGCTAAAGATTGCGCCTGACAACGCCCAGGTTCACAAGCTGCTGGCTCGCGTCTTCGTCGCGCAGACTTTCGTCGGCACCACGGTCGCCAAGGACAAAGCGCGCGCCGCCATCGCCGAGCTGGAGCAGGTCGTTAAGCTCGATCCCACGGCCAAGGTCGAAGTCGGCGACCGCGAGATGCCGGCCATGACGGTCATCGGCGAGCTTTACTGGACGCTCGAAGAGCAGGACAAAGCGCTCGACGCGTTCAAGAAAGTCTCCGAGGGCAATGCCACCGCCGACGAGGCGCACTTCCAGCTGGCGTCGCTCTACTTCCAGAAGCGCAAGTACCGCGACGCCGCGCAGATTGCCCGCAAGGCTTACGAGATCAATCCGAAGTCGCCGCAGTACGCCAGCCTGCTGGCGAAATCGCTGCTCTACATAGGCCGCACCCAGGAAGCGCTCGACATCTATAAAAAGGCCATCGGCATCAAGGACGCTTCAGCGAAAACCCCGAAGGACAGCAAAGACCAGGACGACGATGGTGACGTGATGCACGGCGGCACGGCGCTGTCGCCGCTGATCTTTGATTACGCCGAGGCGCTGGTCTATGCGGGCCGTTACGACGACGCGGCCAAGACGCTCGACCCGCTGCTGAAGCTGTTGCGCAAGGAATCGCCGGCTTACCTGCAAGCGGTTCGCATCAAGACCGACGCGCTCAAGCGCGCCGGCAAGCGCGACGAGGCGGTGCAGGTTCTCGAAGAGGCGCTCAAGGGACAGGACGTGTCGGACAGCTTGCCGCTGGTCTATTCGCTCGCCGAAACCTACGAAGGCAACCTGCAATTCGACAAGGCCATCTCGATTTATGAAGAAGCCTTGAACTCGATTGTTAACCCCGATGGCACGGTCAGCAGCAACGAGCAGAGCAAGAACGCGGCGCGCGTCATCCTGCAACGCATCGGCCTGGCCTATCGCCTGTCGGGCAAGCGCGACAAGGCGATGGAGACCTTCGAGAAGATGAAGAAGGTGCTGGGCACGGACTCGGCAGTCGCCGATCAGCTCATCATTGACACGCTGATCAACGAGGGCAAATTCAAAGAGGCGCTTGAGGCGGCAAACGCCGCCGTGACGCGCTTCCCTGACGAGCGCGGCTTGAAGTTTCAGCGCGCCCAGGCCGCCGGGCGGCTGGGCGACATGCAGACTGCCGACGCAACGCTGCGCGGCCTGCTCAAGCAGTCGTCGGAAGACATTGACGTTTACCTCTACTGGTCGAGCGTGCAGTTGGAAGCCAATCAGTTGAAAGAGGCCGAAGACAGCGCCCGCAAGGCCATCGATCTTGATCCTAAAGATGTCGGGCCGCTGATCACTCTGTCGAGCATTCAGGAGCGCCAGAAGAAGCTCAAGGAGTCAGAAGCGACGCTGCGCCGGGCGCTCGACATTGACCCCGACAACGCGACGGTGCTGAATAACCTCGGCTACTTTCTCGCCGACCGCAACGAGCGGCTGGCTGAAGCCGAGGCGCTGATCCGCCGCGCCGTGAACATCGAGCCGACCAACGGGTCTTTTCTGGATTCGCTCGGCTGGCTGCTCTATCGTCAGAATAAGCTGCCGGAAGCGCAGAAGTATCTTGAGCTGGCGGTGATCTATCAGTCGCGCTCGGCGACGATTCACGATCACCTGGGCGACCTTTACAAAAAGACCGGTCAGACCGACAAGGCGCGCGCCAAGTGGGAAGACGCCCTCAAGCTCGCGACCGAGCCGGACGAGATCAAGCGCATCAAAGAGAAGTTGGGTAAGAAGTAG
- a CDS encoding CAP domain-containing protein, translating into MYRRFGLSLLAIVLTLMATAYAQQDNGKQSRQAPSRVDSLRIERRPALGPPTPGNAEDEHNVYTDDDVLSPEPRDPRLGEVESLEMQCFNEVNRLRVAHRLSPLAFNEGLQRVARDYSRRMAEEKFFSHDDPDGHTVRERVSDARIHWRVLGENLAYSNGYINPVAVSVTGWMDSPGHRRNLLDQMWRQTAIGVWISANGTVYFTEIFML; encoded by the coding sequence ATGTATCGCAGGTTCGGCCTCTCTCTACTGGCAATCGTGCTGACGCTTATGGCCACGGCCTACGCGCAGCAGGACAATGGCAAGCAATCGCGTCAGGCACCGTCGCGGGTCGATAGTTTGCGAATCGAGCGCCGCCCCGCGTTGGGGCCGCCCACCCCAGGCAATGCAGAAGACGAGCACAACGTCTACACGGACGATGATGTGCTCAGCCCCGAGCCGCGTGATCCGCGGCTCGGCGAAGTCGAATCGCTCGAAATGCAATGCTTCAACGAAGTGAATCGCCTGCGCGTCGCCCACCGCCTGAGCCCGCTGGCCTTTAACGAAGGCTTGCAGCGCGTCGCCCGCGATTACAGCCGCCGCATGGCCGAAGAGAAGTTCTTTTCGCACGACGACCCCGACGGCCACACGGTGCGCGAGCGCGTGTCTGACGCGCGCATCCACTGGCGCGTGCTGGGCGAGAACCTCGCTTACTCGAACGGCTACATCAACCCTGTCGCCGTCAGCGTGACGGGCTGGATGGACAGCCCCGGCCATCGCCGCAACCTGCTCGACCAGATGTGGCGGCAGACCGCCATCGGCGTGTGGATCAGCGCCAACGGCACGGTCTACTTCACAGAGATTTTCATGCTCTAA